In Tiliqua scincoides isolate rTilSci1 chromosome 1, rTilSci1.hap2, whole genome shotgun sequence, the following are encoded in one genomic region:
- the CHST14 gene encoding carbohydrate sulfotransferase 14 produces MGAPAVRRAAVSSRTRARGASGPALLPSMLMFGVILASSGLLLMIERGILAEVKPPPLHPSHGGLSWRGAGQAGAVPGHVEDVGHQVLQDIRNRTIRTMCGQKNVPRSLWDLSAGQRRTALRHILVSDKHRFLYCYVPKVACSNWKRILKVLDGVLENVDVKLKMDHKRDLVFLSDLKPDEIRYRLQHYFKFIFVRDPMERLLSAYRNKFGEIKEYQLRYGVEIVKRYRKNPGKTLGDDVTFSEFLRYLLDEEVERMNEHWMPIYNLCQPCVVRYDFIGSYERLNEDASYVLERVQAPPYIRFPERQAWYKPVTPETLHYFLCNTPKGLLKELLPKYILDFSLFAYPLPNVTSEFCRQ; encoded by the coding sequence ATGGGCGCCCCTGCGGTGCGGAGAGCCGCCGTCTCCAGCAGGACGCGCGCGCGGGGCGCCAGTGGCCCGGCGCTGCTGCCCTCCATGCTCATGTTCGGGGTGATCCTGGCGTCCAGCGGCCTGCTGCTCATGATCGAGAGGGGGATCCTGGCCGAGGTGaagcccccacccctgcaccctTCCCACGGGGGGCTGTCCTGGAGGGGCGCTGGCCAGGCCGGGGCAGTCCCGGGGCACGTAGAGGATGTGGGCCACCAGGTGCTGCAGGACATCCGCAACAGGACCATCCGCACCATGTGCGGGCAGAAGAACGTGCCCCGAAGCCTGTGGGACCTCTCGGCGGGCCAGAGGAGGACAGCGCTCAGGCACATCCTGGTGAGCGACAAGCACCGCTTCCTGTACTGCTACGTCCCCAAGGTGGCCTGCTCCAACTGGAAGCGCATCCTGAAAGTGCTGGACGGGGTGCTGGAGAATGTGGACGTGAAGCTCAAGATGGACCACAAGAGGGACTTGGTCTTCCTCAGTGACCTGAAGCCCGATGAGATCCGCTACAGGCTCCAGCACTACTTCAAGTTCATATTTGTCCGAGACCCCATGGAGAGGCTTTTGTCAGCCTACAGGAACAAGTTTGGAGAGATCAAAGAGTACCAGCTCAGGTATGGGGTGGAAATCGTCAAACGGTATCGGAAAAACCCAGGGAAAACCCTGGGCGACGATGTCACCTTCTCCGAATTTCTCCGGTACCTCTTAGACGAAGAGGTGGAGAGAATGAATGAACACTGGATGCCCATCTACAACTTGTGCCAGCCTTGCGTGGTGAGGTACGATTTCATTGGATCCTATGAAAGACTGAACGAAGATGCCAGTTACGTTCTCGAGCGGGTCCAAGCGCCTCCTTATATACGCTTCCCAGAAAGGCAGGCTTGGTATAAGCCAGTGACTCCTGAAACGTTGCATTATTTTCTCTGCAACACTCCAAAGGGGCTTTTAAAAGAGTTGTTGCCCAAATACATTCTCGATTTCTCTTTGTTTGCCTACCCACTTCCAAATGTCACCAGTGAATTTTGCAGGCAATGA